Genomic window (Paenibacillus sp. 37):
TTATGAGCGCGTGTGGAATGAACTGATCTTCACTTCAGAGAATACGGTTGCCGTACATGTGAGAAACATCCGTGAAAAAATTGAAATCAATCCCAAAGACCCAAAATATTTAAAGGTGGTATGGGGAATTGGATACAAAATCGAGAAAAAATAAAGCCGATTGGAAGGTTCCAATCGACCTTATTGTCATCATTGTCGCCGCGATCTTATGGATCCTCTTACTCATAAACGAGTATTCATACACGGGGTTGAGTCTGAGCTATTCAACTTCAAGTTACATTCAGGCACTGCTTGCCTTTATTATTCTTTGCTTACTGGCAAGCAGATTGTTTCTTTATTTTAAGGCACCCCACAGTAGTCGTTCCTTCTGGCATGGCAGTCTGCTGATGGATTACTTTCACATTTGGAGAATCGGTCTTAGAGCCAGTTTGCAAAACTGGAGACTAACGTTTGGTCTCATCATGATGCTTTTGCTAACCGCGATAGCCGGCATTTGTATTTGGCAGGCAGCCACATATTACAGCATATATCAACAGTTTTTTTTCATACTTTATGTATTGCTGTATGTGCTTTTTCTGGTACCGTATATCCTTTCCAAGCTTGGACGTTTCATCGCTATCATCAACGGGAGCAAAGAAATTGCTGAAGGAAATATTCAGAATACGATTCAAGATACCGGCAAGGATGCCCTATCCAAGCTTGCTGGCTATATTAACAATATGAAAGCCGGGTATCAAAGCGCGCTGGAGAATCAAATGAAGAGCGAACGGTTAAAAACAGAGCTGATTACCAACGTATCGCATGATTTGAAGACTCCGCTTACTTCTATTATCAATTATGTAGATTTATTAAAAAAAGAAGATCTGTCTACGGAGACTACCCGAGCCTATATTGAAACCCTGGACCGGAAGGCGCTACGGATGAAGCTGTTGATTGAAGACCTGTTCGAAATCTCAAAGATGGCCAGCGGTACAGTAGAGCTGGATATTGAGTACGTGGATGTAGCGACATTGTTGACACAGGCGATCGCCGAGTCCAATACCAGTATGGGACAAACGTCGCCTGTGATTCGGGAGAGGATTGCAAAATTCCCCATCCATGCACATTTGGACGGCAATAAAATTTGGCGTGTATTCGAAAATTTAATTGGCAACGCGCAGAAATATTCACTTCAAGGAACCAGAATCTATATTTATTTGGACCAGTCTGATAATCAGGTACAATTCAAAATTCAAAATACTGCTGCTTATGAGATTGATTTTGCTGCGGAAGAGTTGTTCGAGCGTTTCAAAAGAGCAGATGAATCCCGCCAGACAGAAGGCTCCGGACTAGGGCTGTCCATTGTGAAAAGCATCGTTGAGCTGCACGGCGGGGAGATCAAAATCGAGATTCATGGCGATCAATTCAACGTTATTCTGCATTTGCCCAAGCAGCGCTTAATTTAAAAGTCATAGAACTAGGTTAACCCTCATGCTCCCTTTCAGGATGTATGAGGGTTAACTTTACTTCAGGCTCTTTTCCAACCCCTTTTGCTATAAAAATAATTATAATTTTGGAACAAAATCGTTTCCTGATTACCAAGAAGAATATGCTTGCTCACATTGCGCATTACTTTAAAACAAAAAATCATGAAATAAATAAACGATAAGACTTTTTTCTCTGAGCAGGAAAACAAACTAAACTGAAAGGAATAGCAAATGAAGATAAGGTTTCAACTTCATTACGAGGAGAAATCAAACTTGATCTAAATGAAATTAAAAGAAAAAAACGCAAAAATGTAAGAGTTCCTCAGGGATACCAGATGCAGCACAAACGTGGTTTCGAGGCAAGAAAGGGTTACGGTTACGAACACAGTGTTTTAAATGTTACTGAAGATGATGAAGGTAACAGGATTGATGTTGCCGTTCCCAGAATTTCGACCGATGTCGAGGGAAAAGAACATATTCCCATTGAAGTCGCTATTGAAGCGGCTTTTTTTATTTTATCGGCACAAGTTCTTGTCCCGAGCCAAGGACAAGAACTTGCAACGATTGTCGTGTCAAGGGAAGATGAGTTGCACGGGAATAATGGCGTTCTTAGGAGAATAAGTATCTTCCATCTGTTCACGTAACAGCCTTACGGCTGTTCGTGCCATTTCCTGTTCATTCTGCTGCACATAAGCTACGCCTGAAAGATGTGGATTATCAAAAGATAGCAAATCGATATTGGAGTGATCGTTCAGACGACGGATAGCGGATGATGTAAGGCGTGCTGTTTCTTCAGTCAAGGAGAAAGCTGCCGAAATTTCACTGTGGTTCTGCAAGAATTCGCTTACATAGTCCAATGCATGCTCGCTGCGTAGAATGTTGAGAGGGATGTGACACCACAAGCTCTTGTCAATTGAGATACCTTGATCTGTATATGCCTGCTCGAAGCCAAGCGTGCGATCCTCGACGGCTGTATTGGCATTTTCAGGTGAGATGAGCGCAATCTGCTGATGACTCTTGGATAACAAATGGGATACAGCCTTATACGCACCGCCGTAATTATCGGATGTAATGGTGTACGTCTCAATGTTGCGCAGATAGCGGTCGATGAACACACACGGAAATTTGTCGAGCGACAGACGCAGTAATGATTCGTTGTACTTCTCATCTTCCGTCGGAAAAACGATCAGCCCCTTCACACCGAGTTCCGTTAGTGTACGGATGACGTTTGTTTCGATAGAGGAGGACTCTCGCGTGATGCTAAGTACCATGTTGAGGCCGGCTTCTTGCAGGAATTGTTCTGTGTAGTCAACGAGCTTTTGAATGACACGGGTTCTCATCGTCGGAATGATGAAGCCGATGAGTGGTATGGAGGACGCGCTGCCTTCGGATGGGGGAGAATGGATGCTAGAAACAACAAGACTTGAAGAGACAAATGAGCCTTTGCCTTGTACGCGTATAATTAATCCTTCGTCAGCGAGTAGGGTTAGGGCGTTCTTGACGGTTATTTTACTTACTCTGAATTCGTCCATTAGTTCTTGCTCAGAAGGAATGCGGTCTGTGGGCCGAAGCTGCCCTGATTTAATTTTCTGTATAATATTTTCTTGAATTTGTTTGTAGAGCGCCAGCTTTTTCAAAGAGTAGCATCTCCCCATAAACTTTATGATTTTATAATCAATTGGTTATATAAAGCTTATTTCATATATATTATAATACGGCATGTAAAGCGCTTACAATATGGAATCTAAGAAATTTTTGCGAAGGGGTCTTTTCTTTGAACGGTTAGAATTATGTTAAGGATGGTGGTGCCAAGGTAGATTGAAACCGCTTAAATTAACAGAACTAACTAGTCAGCCGACTTTTCAAATGCATAACACAAAAAGAGAGGATGACGAAGAAATGAAGAAACGCAGTACGTTAATCTCCATCGTTACAATCCTTATGATGTCCCTTTTTTTTACAGCATGTGGTAATGCATCTGATTCAAAAACGGAAACACAGCAATTAGGCGCTAATGCCGGTGAGAATGCAACAGAATTGTCATTTTGGACATTCGTAGATTTGCACGGCAAGCATTTGGATAAAATGCTGGGTTTATGGAACCAAGAGAACCCAGACAAACAGATTAAGTTG
Coding sequences:
- a CDS encoding polymorphic toxin type 8 domain-containing protein, whose amino-acid sequence is MANEDKVSTSLRGEIKLDLNEIKRKKRKNVRVPQGYQMQHKRGFEARKGYGYEHSVLNVTEDDEGNRIDVAVPRISTDVEGKEHIPIEVAIEAAFFILSAQVLVPSQGQELATIVVSREDELHGNNGVLRRISIFHLFT
- a CDS encoding sensor histidine kinase, yielding MDTKSRKNKADWKVPIDLIVIIVAAILWILLLINEYSYTGLSLSYSTSSYIQALLAFIILCLLASRLFLYFKAPHSSRSFWHGSLLMDYFHIWRIGLRASLQNWRLTFGLIMMLLLTAIAGICIWQAATYYSIYQQFFFILYVLLYVLFLVPYILSKLGRFIAIINGSKEIAEGNIQNTIQDTGKDALSKLAGYINNMKAGYQSALENQMKSERLKTELITNVSHDLKTPLTSIINYVDLLKKEDLSTETTRAYIETLDRKALRMKLLIEDLFEISKMASGTVELDIEYVDVATLLTQAIAESNTSMGQTSPVIRERIAKFPIHAHLDGNKIWRVFENLIGNAQKYSLQGTRIYIYLDQSDNQVQFKIQNTAAYEIDFAAEELFERFKRADESRQTEGSGLGLSIVKSIVELHGGEIKIEIHGDQFNVILHLPKQRLI
- a CDS encoding GntR family transcriptional regulator — its product is MKKLALYKQIQENIIQKIKSGQLRPTDRIPSEQELMDEFRVSKITVKNALTLLADEGLIIRVQGKGSFVSSSLVVSSIHSPPSEGSASSIPLIGFIIPTMRTRVIQKLVDYTEQFLQEAGLNMVLSITRESSSIETNVIRTLTELGVKGLIVFPTEDEKYNESLLRLSLDKFPCVFIDRYLRNIETYTITSDNYGGAYKAVSHLLSKSHQQIALISPENANTAVEDRTLGFEQAYTDQGISIDKSLWCHIPLNILRSEHALDYVSEFLQNHSEISAAFSLTEETARLTSSAIRRLNDHSNIDLLSFDNPHLSGVAYVQQNEQEMARTAVRLLREQMEDTYSPKNAIIPVQLIFP